A stretch of Desulfotalea psychrophila LSv54 DNA encodes these proteins:
- a CDS encoding metallophosphoesterase family protein, producing the protein MKIAIISDVHGNYEALSAVLADLAGRPYDLLISLGDNIGYGPEPEQVLVRMQMMNILSVAGNHERAMFDSQAYDGLNFQAQENNLRTRAMLSPESLLYCQAMPDFWVQDRAYFVHGFPPDSFSRYLYEVPDEEIREYLAGTGMDVCFVGHTHRPALLEVEDGQLITTKLGEGHFVLDPCRSYIVNVGSVGQPRGKDRRAQYVLWDSLSHELQVICLSYDPLPTMKKIRALGFSENYASRLQ; encoded by the coding sequence ATGAAAATAGCTATTATCTCTGATGTTCATGGTAATTATGAGGCCCTCTCTGCTGTTTTAGCGGATTTGGCCGGGCGCCCCTATGATCTCCTGATAAGCCTTGGCGATAATATTGGCTATGGGCCGGAACCGGAACAGGTTCTGGTCCGCATGCAGATGATGAATATCCTCTCTGTTGCCGGCAACCATGAGAGGGCAATGTTTGATTCTCAGGCCTACGACGGATTGAATTTTCAGGCTCAGGAAAATAACCTGCGCACGCGTGCTATGCTTTCGCCTGAAAGTCTTCTTTACTGTCAAGCTATGCCGGATTTTTGGGTTCAGGACAGGGCTTATTTTGTCCACGGTTTTCCTCCGGATTCTTTTAGTAGGTATCTGTATGAAGTTCCGGATGAGGAGATTAGGGAGTACCTTGCCGGTACCGGGATGGATGTCTGCTTTGTCGGTCATACCCATCGTCCGGCTTTGTTGGAGGTGGAGGATGGGCAGCTCATCACCACTAAGCTTGGGGAGGGTCATTTCGTCCTCGATCCTTGTCGCTCCTATATTGTTAATGTGGGTAGTGTGGGCCAGCCCAGAGGCAAGGATAGGCGGGCGCAGTATGTGCTTTGGGATAGCCTCAGTCATGAGCTTCAGGTTATCTGCCTCTCCTATGATCCCCTGCCAACCATGAAAAAAATACGTGCCCTGGGTTTTTCAGAAAATTATGCGAGCAGGTTGCAGTAG
- a CDS encoding protein kinase domain-containing protein: MKSVGAYEIVGRLGRGGMSTVYKAKAPFSGRLVALKILQPRNEVFVDLVGWAALCRAFLAEARIMAGFAHPHIAQVVDCGEHEACPYIVLEYYSHSVGGVLGEAYRIEEKARPLQPGTALRYLQQTLKGLVRLHAAGIIHRDIKPYNLMLTSDNRIKIIDFGLSRVRGEELLAVPGMQVGSPYYAAPELRQRDGLVDGRADLYSLAVVAYRMLTGCLLGTEAVLPAAWPRDWRAFMERSLQLNPKDRFASAEEMLVAMEGLGEECLVGEELLPQAAVGKAHILRSQPQRILFKDVARKLGLDKLLRPLVSASSELVEIDSFQAVDRGAGLLWQRRGSGYPMTTYQAHHYIEHLNEVCWRDRQDWRLPTLAELLTLLPCRGQATLSAPGRLFSSDIHWLWSSDLSNKKQAWAMDFMEGYVERLDKDGAASVCAVSSL, from the coding sequence ATGAAGAGTGTCGGAGCCTATGAAATTGTAGGTCGTCTTGGTCGTGGCGGGATGTCGACGGTTTATAAGGCGAAAGCGCCCTTTAGTGGTCGTTTGGTTGCCTTGAAGATACTGCAACCTCGTAATGAGGTTTTTGTCGATTTGGTTGGCTGGGCTGCTCTCTGTCGTGCATTTTTGGCAGAGGCACGGATCATGGCAGGCTTTGCCCATCCGCATATCGCCCAGGTTGTTGACTGTGGAGAGCATGAGGCTTGCCCCTATATTGTTCTGGAGTATTATTCCCATTCGGTGGGAGGGGTGTTGGGCGAGGCCTACCGGATAGAGGAGAAGGCTCGGCCTTTACAGCCCGGAACAGCTCTTCGTTATCTCCAGCAAACCCTGAAGGGGCTTGTCCGTTTGCATGCTGCAGGTATTATCCACCGGGATATTAAACCCTATAACCTGATGCTGACAAGTGATAATCGGATAAAAATAATTGATTTTGGTCTTTCCCGGGTGCGGGGGGAGGAGCTTCTGGCAGTGCCTGGGATGCAGGTGGGCTCCCCTTATTATGCAGCCCCGGAGCTTCGACAGAGGGATGGGCTGGTTGATGGCCGGGCCGATCTTTATAGTTTAGCTGTTGTGGCCTATAGGATGCTGACCGGTTGCCTGCTTGGCACAGAGGCGGTTCTTCCTGCTGCCTGGCCCCGGGATTGGCGGGCGTTTATGGAGAGATCTCTCCAGCTTAATCCGAAAGATCGTTTTGCCAGTGCCGAAGAGATGCTGGTGGCCATGGAAGGCTTGGGCGAAGAGTGTCTCGTTGGCGAGGAGCTATTGCCTCAGGCAGCGGTCGGTAAAGCCCATATCCTTCGCAGTCAGCCGCAGCGTATCCTCTTTAAGGATGTTGCCCGAAAACTTGGCCTTGATAAGCTGTTGAGGCCCTTGGTCTCTGCTTCATCTGAACTGGTTGAAATTGATTCTTTTCAGGCGGTGGACAGGGGGGCAGGTCTACTCTGGCAACGTCGTGGCTCTGGCTACCCCATGACCACCTATCAGGCACATCACTATATAGAGCATCTCAATGAGGTCTGTTGGCGTGATAGGCAGGATTGGCGTCTTCCGACTCTGGCCGAGTTACTCACCCTTCTTCCCTGCAGGGGGCAGGCGACCCTTTCTGCCCCGGGCCGCCTCTTCTCCTCTGACATTCACTGGTTGTGGTCCTCTGACCTGAGTAATAAAAAGCAGGCCTGGGCCATGGACTTTATGGAGGGCTATGTGGAGAGGTTGGATAAGGACGGCGCAGCGTCGGTCTGTGCCGTATCCTCTCTGTAA
- the ltaE gene encoding low-specificity L-threonine aldolase, whose amino-acid sequence MKTIDLRSDTVTKPTPKMQEAMFRAEVGDDVYGDDPSINMLEDYAAERFGFEAALFTPSGTAANLIALMSHCGRGDEYLVGQDAHTYRYEGGGAAILGSIQPQPIEFAKDGSLDLDRIEEEIKPDDFHYARTRLLCLENTQGGKVLPMEYLERARYFSLQKGLALHLDGARAFNAAVALDIDIKKITGLFDSASICLSKGLGAPVGSLLCGSVPLINQARRWRKVTGGAMRQAGSLAAAGLYALENHVERLSLDHDNAKRLQEGLKKYPTFCQISEDVQTNMVFVQFQESRRLAEFLKTKNILISEDKTTRLVTHLDISGEDIDYVIKQIGLFAGAL is encoded by the coding sequence ATGAAGACAATAGACTTAAGAAGCGACACGGTAACAAAACCCACTCCTAAGATGCAAGAGGCCATGTTTAGAGCCGAAGTAGGCGATGATGTCTATGGCGATGACCCCAGCATCAACATGCTGGAGGATTATGCAGCAGAACGCTTTGGCTTCGAAGCCGCTCTCTTCACCCCCAGTGGCACGGCAGCAAACCTTATTGCCCTTATGTCGCACTGCGGACGAGGCGACGAATATCTGGTGGGGCAAGATGCCCACACCTATAGATACGAGGGCGGTGGCGCTGCCATACTGGGAAGTATCCAACCCCAGCCCATTGAGTTTGCAAAGGACGGTAGCCTCGATCTCGACAGGATTGAAGAAGAAATCAAACCCGATGATTTTCACTATGCCCGAACCCGCCTGCTCTGCCTTGAAAACACCCAGGGCGGCAAGGTTTTACCCATGGAATACCTTGAGCGAGCACGCTACTTCAGCCTGCAGAAGGGCCTCGCCCTGCATCTCGACGGAGCCCGGGCCTTCAACGCCGCCGTTGCCCTTGATATCGATATCAAGAAAATCACCGGTCTCTTTGACTCGGCGTCCATCTGCCTTTCAAAAGGTTTAGGCGCACCGGTGGGTTCTCTTCTCTGTGGAAGTGTGCCCCTTATTAACCAGGCCAGAAGATGGAGAAAGGTAACAGGAGGAGCGATGCGTCAGGCAGGGTCTCTTGCCGCCGCTGGCCTCTATGCCTTGGAAAACCATGTAGAAAGACTCAGCCTGGATCATGACAACGCCAAACGACTCCAGGAGGGATTGAAAAAGTATCCCACTTTTTGCCAAATTAGCGAAGATGTCCAAACCAATATGGTCTTTGTTCAATTTCAGGAGAGCAGACGGCTGGCAGAGTTCCTTAAGACAAAAAATATCCTGATCTCAGAGGATAAGACCACCCGCCTTGTCACCCACCTCGATATCAGTGGTGAGGATATAGACTATGTGATCAAACAGATAGGACTTTTTGCAGGGGCCCTATAG
- a CDS encoding YitT family protein — MDGVLQVERHTAIEDVVAVVTGTAFVAFGVLFLQAAGLATGGIVGLSLVVEYLTGIPFGVLFIVLNIPFYFLAWVRLGKVFTLSSIFAATSVSFVNKMLGLGVTISVLSPLLSGVIAGFLMGVGMLMLFRHRASLGGFNILAVYLQEKGVISAGKAQMMLDACILLVLALFVGVDSLLPSALSVVVLNLVLVMNHKNGRYQVQY; from the coding sequence ATGGACGGTGTTCTTCAGGTGGAAAGGCATACGGCGATTGAAGATGTGGTCGCGGTGGTAACGGGAACGGCTTTTGTGGCCTTTGGTGTCTTGTTTTTGCAGGCAGCAGGGCTTGCCACGGGAGGGATTGTGGGGCTCTCTCTGGTGGTTGAGTATCTGACGGGTATTCCCTTTGGTGTGCTTTTTATTGTCCTGAATATTCCCTTTTATTTTCTTGCCTGGGTACGGCTGGGAAAGGTCTTTACCCTGTCCAGTATATTTGCCGCTACTTCGGTCTCCTTTGTTAACAAGATGCTCGGTTTAGGAGTGACGATTAGTGTGCTCTCACCTTTGCTCAGCGGTGTTATTGCAGGATTTCTGATGGGGGTGGGCATGTTGATGCTCTTTCGGCACCGGGCAAGCCTTGGCGGCTTTAATATCTTGGCCGTATATCTGCAGGAAAAGGGTGTTATTTCTGCTGGTAAGGCCCAGATGATGCTCGATGCCTGCATTCTGCTCGTTCTTGCCCTTTTTGTCGGCGTCGATTCCCTGCTTCCCTCGGCCCTCTCCGTTGTTGTTCTTAATCTTGTCCTTGTTATGAATCATAAGAATGGTAGGTATCAGGTGCAGTACTAG
- a CDS encoding helix-hairpin-helix domain-containing protein: MKKIDLTEKQRDLLVDVLDAEAGFAEEKLLDIASGAVSPLFLSESDLLSFLQAANALYRAGYPLLSDEAYDFTFLTELRRRNPQHPYLLQVEAEPVQQGKTVELPMRMLSTDKAYDLESIRRWGRRIEKAAQEKGIDFTSLVFRGTPKLDGFAAYDDGRRLYTRGDGKKGTDVSRAFARGLQVSRGGSRGLGAGEIVVNKDYFTEHLAQFFDNSRNFQASLIKEKTLALPVVKAIEAGAAIFFPFSMLPDWRGSWLELLQEFEEIVEGLWQKVPYEIDGVVFEIIDEGLREVMGATRHHHRWQIAFKKNTEIAEVTVLRVRPQTSRLGRVNPVAEVEPTRLSGALIQRVTAHHYAMVRDRGIGPGARIRMSRSGEVIPKIEEVVKPVAAAQLDIPAHCPSCGSDLAWDGDYLFCLNNMSCPAQITNSMEHFFKILGNVDGFGPSSVQRLYEGGLVDLPALYAMESADFEQVGFGPKQATNMVEQLNRSREELIEDWRFLAAFGVHRLGMGNCEKLLRYVRLEDVFNLSEEQIVAEIKGFQEKTAHSICAGLAGIKDLFFQLFALGFKLEPTPLLAEGGQGEKSPISGKTIVFTGAMLAASRGDMEKQAKALGATVGKSITGKTDMLVTGQRVGATKMAKAETLGIAILSEEAYRQLVSLD; this comes from the coding sequence ATGAAAAAAATAGATTTGACCGAGAAACAGAGAGATTTACTAGTAGATGTCCTCGATGCAGAGGCCGGTTTTGCCGAGGAAAAATTGCTTGATATTGCCAGTGGGGCAGTGAGCCCTCTTTTTCTTTCAGAGAGTGATCTCCTCTCTTTTTTGCAGGCGGCAAATGCCCTTTACCGGGCAGGATATCCTCTTCTCAGCGATGAGGCCTATGACTTTACCTTTCTTACTGAGCTACGTCGCAGGAATCCACAGCATCCCTATCTCCTGCAGGTGGAGGCGGAGCCTGTTCAGCAGGGTAAAACTGTTGAACTTCCCATGCGGATGCTCTCAACAGATAAGGCCTATGATTTGGAATCTATCAGGCGTTGGGGCCGGCGCATTGAGAAGGCCGCTCAGGAGAAGGGGATAGATTTTACCTCCTTGGTGTTTCGAGGTACGCCAAAGCTGGATGGCTTTGCCGCCTACGATGATGGCAGAAGGTTGTATACTCGTGGCGATGGTAAAAAGGGTACAGATGTGAGCCGTGCCTTTGCCAGGGGTTTGCAGGTTTCCCGCGGTGGTTCGCGGGGCTTGGGGGCGGGGGAGATTGTTGTAAATAAGGATTATTTCACCGAGCATCTTGCTCAGTTTTTTGATAATTCGAGAAACTTTCAGGCAAGCCTGATTAAGGAGAAGACCCTGGCGCTGCCCGTTGTCAAGGCCATAGAGGCGGGGGCTGCGATCTTTTTTCCTTTTTCAATGCTTCCCGATTGGCGGGGCAGTTGGCTGGAGCTCTTGCAGGAATTTGAGGAGATTGTCGAGGGTCTCTGGCAGAAGGTTCCCTATGAGATAGATGGGGTAGTCTTTGAAATTATTGATGAAGGGTTGCGGGAGGTGATGGGGGCGACGCGTCATCATCATCGTTGGCAGATAGCCTTTAAGAAGAACACTGAGATTGCAGAGGTCACCGTCCTGCGGGTACGGCCACAGACCAGCCGTTTAGGGCGGGTGAATCCGGTGGCCGAGGTTGAACCGACCCGTCTGAGCGGGGCCTTGATTCAACGCGTTACCGCTCATCACTATGCGATGGTGCGGGATAGAGGTATTGGCCCTGGCGCCCGGATTCGTATGTCTCGGAGCGGCGAGGTTATTCCCAAGATTGAAGAGGTTGTAAAGCCTGTTGCTGCCGCTCAGTTGGACATCCCTGCCCACTGCCCAAGCTGTGGCTCTGATCTTGCCTGGGATGGCGACTATCTTTTTTGTTTGAATAATATGTCCTGTCCGGCCCAGATAACAAATTCCATGGAACATTTTTTTAAAATCCTGGGCAATGTCGATGGTTTTGGTCCATCTTCTGTGCAGAGGCTGTACGAGGGGGGGCTTGTCGACCTGCCCGCTCTCTATGCTATGGAGTCTGCAGATTTTGAACAGGTGGGGTTTGGTCCTAAACAGGCAACTAATATGGTGGAGCAGCTTAACAGGAGCCGGGAGGAGTTGATAGAGGATTGGCGTTTTCTGGCGGCCTTTGGGGTACACCGATTGGGCATGGGTAACTGTGAAAAGTTGCTCAGGTATGTGCGGCTGGAAGATGTTTTCAACCTGAGCGAAGAGCAAATTGTCGCTGAGATTAAGGGCTTTCAGGAAAAGACGGCCCACTCTATCTGTGCGGGGCTTGCCGGTATTAAGGATCTTTTCTTCCAGTTGTTTGCCCTTGGCTTTAAGCTTGAGCCGACTCCGCTTCTGGCAGAAGGTGGGCAGGGAGAAAAAAGCCCAATCTCCGGTAAAACCATTGTCTTTACGGGGGCGATGCTTGCCGCTAGCCGTGGTGATATGGAAAAGCAGGCCAAGGCCTTGGGGGCAACGGTGGGAAAATCTATTACGGGAAAAACCGATATGCTTGTTACGGGGCAGAGGGTGGGGGCGACCAAGATGGCCAAGGCAGAAACGCTTGGGATAGCCATTCTCTCGGAAGAGGCTTACCGGCAGCTGGTTTCTCTAGATTAA
- a CDS encoding tautomerase family protein, which produces MPYVNIRVGGKLTREQKANISKGVTEVISREANKPAENILIFIDEVAPENIAKAGILADTPK; this is translated from the coding sequence ATGCCATACGTTAACATACGCGTTGGGGGAAAATTGACCAGAGAACAGAAGGCAAATATCAGCAAAGGTGTTACAGAGGTAATCAGCAGGGAGGCGAATAAGCCAGCTGAGAACATTCTCATCTTTATCGACGAGGTGGCACCGGAAAATATTGCCAAGGCAGGCATACTTGCTGACACACCCAAATAG
- the galE gene encoding UDP-glucose 4-epimerase GalE, with the protein MGASRILLTGGAGYIGSHTCLELLEAGYQVTVVDDLSNSSYEALCRVESLTGKKVTFHQVNVFDEQALDAVFLNAPESFAAVIHFAGLKVIGESVAEPLRYYHNNITGTLVLCGLMAKHGVKNIIFSSSATVYGDPARVPITEDFPLSCANPYGRTKLMVEEILADLHGADHEWNACLLRYFNPVGAHKSGRIGEDPDGIPNNLIPYIAQVAIGRLDCLSVFGNDYPTVDGTGVRDYIHVVDLAKGHVCAVKKVLEGRGVTTYNLGTGLGYSVLEIVDAFSRACGRDIAYKIVARRAGDIAACYADSAKALTELGWSASLGLAEMCEDTWRWQENNPTGYRS; encoded by the coding sequence ATGGGGGCATCACGTATCCTGCTGACAGGCGGGGCTGGTTATATCGGCAGTCATACCTGCCTGGAACTCTTAGAGGCGGGCTATCAGGTCACCGTTGTTGATGATCTGTCAAACTCCTCCTATGAAGCCCTCTGTCGGGTAGAGTCACTTACGGGAAAAAAAGTAACCTTTCATCAGGTTAATGTTTTTGATGAACAGGCCCTCGACGCTGTTTTTCTCAATGCCCCGGAGTCCTTTGCTGCGGTGATTCATTTTGCCGGACTTAAGGTTATTGGTGAATCTGTCGCTGAGCCACTTCGCTACTATCATAATAATATTACGGGAACCTTGGTTCTCTGTGGTCTTATGGCTAAACATGGGGTGAAGAATATCATCTTCAGCTCTTCGGCTACGGTTTATGGTGATCCGGCAAGGGTTCCCATAACCGAGGACTTTCCTCTTTCCTGTGCCAACCCCTACGGTCGAACAAAGTTGATGGTGGAGGAGATTCTTGCCGATCTTCATGGGGCAGATCATGAGTGGAACGCCTGTCTGCTTCGCTATTTTAATCCGGTTGGCGCCCATAAAAGTGGCCGGATAGGGGAAGATCCAGATGGCATTCCTAATAATCTTATTCCCTATATCGCTCAGGTTGCCATTGGTCGCCTTGACTGTCTCTCGGTTTTTGGTAATGATTACCCAACGGTTGATGGCACGGGGGTACGGGACTATATCCATGTGGTTGATCTGGCCAAGGGTCATGTCTGTGCTGTGAAAAAGGTTCTTGAGGGTCGGGGTGTCACAACCTACAACTTGGGCACGGGCCTTGGTTATAGTGTGCTTGAGATAGTGGATGCCTTTTCCCGGGCCTGCGGACGTGATATTGCCTATAAGATCGTGGCGAGGCGAGCTGGTGATATAGCAGCGTGCTATGCGGATTCCGCCAAGGCTCTGACAGAGCTTGGTTGGTCGGCCTCTCTGGGGCTTGCGGAGATGTGCGAAGATACCTGGCGTTGGCAGGAAAATAATCCTACGGGATATCGCTCATAG
- a CDS encoding hydrogenase maturation protease, whose amino-acid sequence MSLKKCSTMIFGCGNITMGDDGFGPAVIDELHAHYELPEGVQAIDADTGIREYLFDYLLSEEDRPDRIIVLDAVDFPDRNPGEVFYIAPDSIPSQKIHDFSLHQFPTVNMLLELEQYTGMEIKILAAQIECIPKEIAPGLSEPMSKAVPAACEMISQILLEKS is encoded by the coding sequence ATGTCTTTGAAAAAGTGTTCTACAATGATTTTTGGTTGCGGCAATATAACCATGGGGGATGATGGTTTTGGTCCCGCTGTGATTGATGAGTTGCATGCTCATTATGAATTGCCCGAGGGGGTACAGGCCATCGATGCGGATACCGGTATTCGCGAGTATCTTTTTGATTATCTTCTCTCTGAAGAGGATCGGCCTGATCGTATAATTGTCTTAGATGCAGTTGATTTCCCTGATAGAAATCCTGGCGAGGTGTTCTATATCGCGCCCGATAGCATTCCTTCCCAAAAGATTCATGACTTTTCGCTTCATCAATTCCCTACAGTAAATATGTTATTAGAGTTGGAACAGTATACAGGAATGGAAATAAAGATATTGGCAGCCCAAATAGAGTGTATTCCGAAAGAAATTGCTCCTGGGCTGTCGGAACCAATGTCAAAAGCTGTTCCTGCGGCATGTGAGATGATCTCACAAATTCTTTTAGAAAAAAGCTAA
- a CDS encoding 4Fe-4S dicluster domain-containing protein: MKYEFKVSEIAEEFGVHSTTIKNWIKSGSLSAKEGPGSKYLMEFSDYQDFCDRFGVEPSVRPLNHVHKDPCTIQQEAQPILEPMTLDGKKSALAVDPSWASSCLTCGTCAAACPIAGVDGLDPRKIVRMAVLGMDEELINSTWPWKCTMCGKCEESCPADIQITALIRKIRGARERDLVPGPIHKGVMMCLERGNNLGIPKDDFVFLLEELGEELAEDCCPGFVTPVEVEGARVMVTVNSKEPFGEPDDMKWWWKIFYAAGESWTIPSEHWEGVNWGLFSGDDESQKKIVGRLVNNMRRLKCKVLLLPEUGHAYFATRSGLLKWFPEALEEFKIVTVFDLLLEYLHEGKIKLDKELHRNIPTAYHDPCNYGRKSLKAFGQAYFEEGREVASACCDDLRELNPNRNGAYCCGAGGGTWALPYSEERIYYGRTKARQIEESGAKLVVAPCHNCRDQIMKSLKKEYSLDIEVKYLWELIADSLIMPGKDKAEPVKEHY; this comes from the coding sequence ATGAAGTATGAATTTAAAGTCAGCGAAATAGCAGAGGAATTTGGTGTTCATTCGACGACCATAAAAAATTGGATTAAATCCGGTTCTCTTTCTGCAAAGGAAGGGCCTGGATCCAAATATCTTATGGAGTTTAGTGACTATCAAGACTTTTGCGATCGGTTTGGAGTTGAACCAAGTGTTCGACCTCTGAACCATGTACACAAGGATCCGTGTACTATTCAACAGGAAGCACAACCTATACTTGAGCCGATGACGCTTGATGGTAAAAAGAGTGCGCTTGCAGTTGATCCATCATGGGCGTCATCCTGTCTAACCTGCGGCACCTGTGCTGCCGCCTGCCCTATTGCTGGTGTCGATGGGCTTGATCCACGTAAGATAGTGCGCATGGCAGTTTTGGGTATGGATGAGGAGTTGATAAATTCGACCTGGCCATGGAAGTGTACCATGTGTGGCAAGTGCGAGGAGTCCTGTCCTGCAGATATTCAAATTACAGCCCTCATAAGAAAAATTCGCGGAGCCCGTGAAAGAGATCTTGTTCCAGGTCCTATTCACAAGGGTGTGATGATGTGTCTTGAGCGTGGTAACAACCTTGGTATTCCAAAGGATGACTTTGTCTTCCTTCTTGAAGAGCTTGGTGAAGAGCTTGCTGAGGATTGCTGTCCTGGTTTTGTAACTCCCGTTGAGGTTGAAGGCGCTCGGGTGATGGTTACCGTGAACTCCAAAGAACCCTTTGGTGAGCCCGATGATATGAAGTGGTGGTGGAAGATTTTTTATGCCGCGGGAGAGTCCTGGACTATTCCATCTGAGCATTGGGAAGGTGTTAACTGGGGACTGTTTTCCGGTGACGATGAGTCACAAAAAAAGATTGTTGGTCGACTCGTAAATAATATGAGACGGCTCAAGTGTAAGGTACTGTTGCTACCCGAGTGAGGCCATGCATATTTCGCGACCCGGTCTGGGTTGCTCAAATGGTTTCCTGAAGCACTTGAAGAATTTAAGATTGTTACAGTGTTTGATCTCCTCCTCGAGTATCTCCACGAAGGAAAAATTAAGCTTGATAAAGAGCTTCATCGCAATATTCCAACCGCATATCACGATCCCTGTAACTATGGTCGTAAGTCCCTGAAGGCTTTTGGACAGGCATATTTTGAAGAGGGGCGTGAAGTAGCAAGTGCCTGTTGTGATGATCTTCGCGAGTTGAATCCAAATAGAAACGGTGCATACTGTTGTGGTGCTGGTGGCGGTACATGGGCCTTACCGTATAGTGAAGAGCGTATTTATTATGGTCGAACCAAGGCACGACAGATTGAAGAGTCCGGGGCAAAGCTTGTTGTAGCTCCATGTCATAACTGTCGCGATCAGATTATGAAGTCCCTGAAAAAAGAGTATAGCCTTGATATTGAGGTGAAGTATCTTTGGGAACTCATTGCTGATTCTTTGATTATGCCAGGTAAGGATAAGGCAGAGCCAGTTAAAGAGCATTACTAA
- a CDS encoding hydrogenase iron-sulfur subunit, which produces MSFEPKIIAFCCNWCSYAAADLAGVSRMQYPHNVRIIRVMCSGMVHPEFVMDALHQGADGVMVLGUHLGECHYLDGNYIAETRSDMITSMLEDMGYEKERYGVSWVSSAEPDKFVKAVTEMTARIKKLGPVQTESPAQAV; this is translated from the coding sequence ATGAGTTTTGAGCCTAAAATCATTGCATTTTGTTGCAACTGGTGCTCATACGCCGCAGCTGATCTGGCGGGAGTGTCCAGGATGCAGTATCCGCATAATGTACGGATTATCCGTGTTATGTGCTCAGGTATGGTTCATCCTGAATTTGTTATGGATGCCCTGCACCAGGGTGCAGACGGTGTCATGGTACTTGGCTGACACCTCGGTGAATGTCATTACCTGGATGGTAATTATATAGCAGAGACCCGTTCTGATATGATCACGAGCATGTTGGAAGACATGGGATATGAGAAAGAACGATATGGTGTGAGTTGGGTATCTTCAGCCGAGCCGGATAAGTTTGTTAAGGCTGTGACTGAGATGACTGCCCGTATCAAGAAACTTGGACCTGTCCAAACTGAAAGCCCCGCTCAGGCGGTGTAA
- a CDS encoding NADH-quinone oxidoreductase subunit B family protein produces MGVKTAMEWLSSCSGCEIAILNIGEDLIPIITEALDIVHAPVLMDHKYFGQTGEGLTLEIPEATIGIVSGGVANEEHIEVLEEMRKKCTILIALGTCATHGGIPALMNGQDRAQSWKEIYQTKTTDPGGEVPNVEVPAPLDRVYACDEKVKIDLQLPGCPPNPAHIAEVIFSLLEDRPPVLPGKSVCDTCPTKREGKGDVSKLRRFLTNAEFEPGEPIDEMRCLLEQGYLCMGPVTAAGCARNGAPSCIAARVPCRGCFGPVRGAGNQMLDMMNALASNGIDCSSVIDRRSMLRFSGAHGMLRPVKKMVVKED; encoded by the coding sequence ATGGGTGTGAAAACAGCTATGGAATGGTTGAGCTCATGTTCTGGATGCGAAATCGCTATCCTGAATATAGGTGAAGATCTTATTCCAATTATTACTGAAGCGTTGGATATTGTTCATGCACCGGTACTTATGGATCATAAGTACTTTGGACAGACCGGTGAGGGCCTGACCCTGGAAATACCAGAGGCAACTATTGGTATTGTTAGCGGTGGCGTAGCCAATGAAGAGCATATCGAAGTGCTTGAGGAGATGAGAAAGAAATGTACTATTCTTATCGCCCTTGGAACCTGTGCAACCCATGGTGGTATCCCCGCTCTGATGAATGGGCAGGATCGAGCCCAGAGTTGGAAAGAGATTTATCAAACAAAGACCACCGATCCCGGGGGAGAAGTTCCCAATGTGGAAGTTCCTGCTCCTCTTGACCGTGTTTATGCCTGTGATGAGAAGGTAAAGATTGATCTGCAGTTGCCAGGATGTCCTCCAAATCCTGCCCATATTGCCGAGGTGATCTTTTCTCTTCTTGAGGACCGACCACCGGTTCTTCCTGGTAAGAGTGTTTGTGATACCTGCCCGACCAAGCGTGAGGGTAAGGGTGATGTAAGTAAGCTGAGACGTTTTCTTACAAACGCTGAATTTGAGCCAGGCGAACCTATTGATGAAATGCGCTGTCTGCTTGAGCAGGGATACCTCTGTATGGGGCCGGTAACTGCTGCAGGCTGTGCAAGAAATGGTGCTCCTAGCTGTATTGCTGCTCGCGTTCCCTGTCGTGGTTGCTTTGGGCCTGTTCGTGGCGCTGGTAATCAAATGTTGGATATGATGAACGCATTGGCAAGTAATGGAATTGATTGTAGTTCTGTTATTGATCGTCGCTCTATGTTACGCTTTTCAGGTGCGCATGGAATGCTACGGCCTGTAAAAAAAATGGTTGTTAAGGAGGACTAA